In a single window of the Lentisphaerota bacterium genome:
- a CDS encoding HU family DNA-binding protein, whose amino-acid sequence MASKAAPAKKVVAKKAAPKKVSAITTKSQILAALAANGEISKKQASTVYDVLLAIAYVGAKQPKGIVLPGLGKLIKVKRPARMGRNPATGATIKIPAKTVVKFRVAKAAKDMILK is encoded by the coding sequence ATGGCTAGTAAAGCCGCCCCTGCGAAGAAGGTTGTGGCCAAGAAGGCTGCGCCCAAGAAGGTCTCCGCAATAACGACGAAGAGCCAGATTCTGGCTGCGCTCGCCGCCAATGGTGAAATCAGCAAGAAGCAGGCATCCACCGTGTATGATGTCCTGTTGGCAATCGCCTATGTCGGCGCGAAACAGCCCAAGGGTATTGTCCTCCCCGGCTTGGGCAAGCTGATCAAGGTGAAGCGTCCCGCCCGCATGGGTCGCAACCCGGCCACAGGCGCAACGATCAAGATCCCGGCCAAGACGGTCGTCAAGTTCCGCGTGGCCAAGGCCGCCAAGGACATGATCCTGAAGTAA